A section of the Oncorhynchus gorbuscha isolate QuinsamMale2020 ecotype Even-year linkage group LG04, OgorEven_v1.0, whole genome shotgun sequence genome encodes:
- the LOC124034620 gene encoding G kinase-anchoring protein 1-like isoform X1 — translation MASAMISVHTTASRFALLQVDSDSDSDSESGRTKGGRDSGKTRPGKTTSGKSTASNDKKKEKRKKKKEQQQSEANELRNLAFKKLPQKSSAPPPSLSLQGVANELLHPAAGDQAMPPEGWQQWKQRDNQLTSELYEADLEKALMMSKLEFEQHKQDDDGTDTPSPKSRGAAVGKKDKKKNQQGKDKKMTVSLKDFQAEGDQSKKQEKEEPKPPAPPEDKFFNKLEDDVSKIVQQEKRREQFSNSTGLEVTTSTEHEPDPRTEQLKDDLEKKDQEIDKLKKVISQWEVKYKEVKARNSQLLKMLQQGEMKDKAEILLQVEELLNIKEELSSQVTSLHASLEQEKSKVKGLQTDQPKHHQISQEVTPRKITKGNRKGKKGPEPDL, via the exons ATGGCGTCAGCAATGATCTCCGTCCACACCACAGCCTCTCGCTTTGCCCTGCTCCAGGTCGACTCTGATTCCGACTCCGATTCAGAATCAGGAAGGACTAAAGGCGGCCGGGACTCTGGAAAGACTCGGCCCGGGAAGACAACCAGTGGGAAATCCACCGCAAGCAACGACAAGAAGAAGGAAAAGCGTAAGAAGAAGAAAGAGCAGCAACAGAGCGAGGCCAATGAG TTAAGAAATCTTGCCTTTAAGAAGCTCCCTCAGAAGTCCTCTGCCCcgcccccctccctgtctctgcagGGTGTGGCCAATGAGCTGCTCCATCCCGCAGCAGGGGACCAAGCCATGCCCCCGGAAGGCTGGCAGCAATGGAAGCAAAGGGACAACCAG TTGACGAGCGAGCTTTATGAGGCCGACCTGGAGAAGGCACTGATGATGAGTAAACTGGAGTTTGAGCAGCATAAACAG GATGATGATGGTACAGACACTCCCTCTCCCAAGTCCCGAGGAGCAGCAGTAGGGAAGAAGGACAAGAAGAAGAACCAGCAGGGAAAAGACAAGAAGATGACGGTCTCTCTGAAGGACTTCCAGGCGGAGGGGG ATCAGAGTaagaagcaggagaaagag GAGCCCAAACCACCTGCACCTCCAGAAGACAAGTTTTTCAACAAGCTTGAGGATGACGTTAGCAAAATCGTACAGCAGGAAAAAAGACGTGAGCAGTTTTCTAACAGCACTGGCCTCGAGGTCACGACTTCAACAGAGCATGAACCG GACCCTCGAACTGAGCAGCTAAAGGACGATCTGGAGAAGAAAGACCAAGAAATTGACAAGTTAAAGAAGGTCATTTCACAATGGGAG GTGAAATACAAAGAAGTGAAAGCCAGAAACTCCCAGCTCCTGAAGATGCTgcagcagggagaga TGAAAGATAAAGCCGAGATCCTACTGCAGGTGGAAGAGCTTCTAAATATCAAAGAGGAGTTGTcttcacag GTGACATCACTACATGCCTCACTGGAACAAGAGAAGTCGAAAGTGAAAGGTTTACAAACAGATCAGCCAAAACACCATCAG ATCAGCCAGGAAGTCACCCCTAGGAAGATTACCAAG ggaaacaggaaggGGAAAAAGGGTCCAGAGCCCGATCTATGA
- the LOC124034620 gene encoding G kinase-anchoring protein 1-like isoform X2 — MASAMISVHTTASRFALLQVDSDSDSDSESGRTKGGRDSGKTRPGKTTSGKSTASNDKKKEKRKKKKEQQQSEANELRNLAFKKLPQKSSAPPPSLSLQGVANELLHPAAGDQAMPPEGWQQWKQRDNQLTSELYEADLEKALMMSKLEFEQHKQDDDGTDTPSPKSRGAAVGKKDKKKNQQGKDKKMTVSLKDFQAEGDQSKKQEKEEPKPPAPPEDKFFNKLEDDVSKIVQQEKRREQFSNSTGLEVTTSTEHEPDPRTEQLKDDLEKKDQEIDKLKKVISQWEVKYKEVKARNSQLLKMLQQGEMKDKAEILLQVEELLNIKEELSSQVTSLHASLEQEKSKVKGLQTDQPKHHQGNRKGKKGPEPDL, encoded by the exons ATGGCGTCAGCAATGATCTCCGTCCACACCACAGCCTCTCGCTTTGCCCTGCTCCAGGTCGACTCTGATTCCGACTCCGATTCAGAATCAGGAAGGACTAAAGGCGGCCGGGACTCTGGAAAGACTCGGCCCGGGAAGACAACCAGTGGGAAATCCACCGCAAGCAACGACAAGAAGAAGGAAAAGCGTAAGAAGAAGAAAGAGCAGCAACAGAGCGAGGCCAATGAG TTAAGAAATCTTGCCTTTAAGAAGCTCCCTCAGAAGTCCTCTGCCCcgcccccctccctgtctctgcagGGTGTGGCCAATGAGCTGCTCCATCCCGCAGCAGGGGACCAAGCCATGCCCCCGGAAGGCTGGCAGCAATGGAAGCAAAGGGACAACCAG TTGACGAGCGAGCTTTATGAGGCCGACCTGGAGAAGGCACTGATGATGAGTAAACTGGAGTTTGAGCAGCATAAACAG GATGATGATGGTACAGACACTCCCTCTCCCAAGTCCCGAGGAGCAGCAGTAGGGAAGAAGGACAAGAAGAAGAACCAGCAGGGAAAAGACAAGAAGATGACGGTCTCTCTGAAGGACTTCCAGGCGGAGGGGG ATCAGAGTaagaagcaggagaaagag GAGCCCAAACCACCTGCACCTCCAGAAGACAAGTTTTTCAACAAGCTTGAGGATGACGTTAGCAAAATCGTACAGCAGGAAAAAAGACGTGAGCAGTTTTCTAACAGCACTGGCCTCGAGGTCACGACTTCAACAGAGCATGAACCG GACCCTCGAACTGAGCAGCTAAAGGACGATCTGGAGAAGAAAGACCAAGAAATTGACAAGTTAAAGAAGGTCATTTCACAATGGGAG GTGAAATACAAAGAAGTGAAAGCCAGAAACTCCCAGCTCCTGAAGATGCTgcagcagggagaga TGAAAGATAAAGCCGAGATCCTACTGCAGGTGGAAGAGCTTCTAAATATCAAAGAGGAGTTGTcttcacag GTGACATCACTACATGCCTCACTGGAACAAGAGAAGTCGAAAGTGAAAGGTTTACAAACAGATCAGCCAAAACACCATCAG ggaaacaggaaggGGAAAAAGGGTCCAGAGCCCGATCTATGA
- the LOC124034620 gene encoding G kinase-anchoring protein 1-like isoform X3, producing the protein MASAMISVHTTASRFALLQVDSDSDSDSESGRTKGGRDSGKTRPGKTTSGKSTASNDKKKEKRKKKKEQQQSEANEGVANELLHPAAGDQAMPPEGWQQWKQRDNQLTSELYEADLEKALMMSKLEFEQHKQDDDGTDTPSPKSRGAAVGKKDKKKNQQGKDKKMTVSLKDFQAEGDQSKKQEKEEPKPPAPPEDKFFNKLEDDVSKIVQQEKRREQFSNSTGLEVTTSTEHEPDPRTEQLKDDLEKKDQEIDKLKKVISQWEVKYKEVKARNSQLLKMLQQGEMKDKAEILLQVEELLNIKEELSSQVTSLHASLEQEKSKVKGLQTDQPKHHQISQEVTPRKITKGNRKGKKGPEPDL; encoded by the exons ATGGCGTCAGCAATGATCTCCGTCCACACCACAGCCTCTCGCTTTGCCCTGCTCCAGGTCGACTCTGATTCCGACTCCGATTCAGAATCAGGAAGGACTAAAGGCGGCCGGGACTCTGGAAAGACTCGGCCCGGGAAGACAACCAGTGGGAAATCCACCGCAAGCAACGACAAGAAGAAGGAAAAGCGTAAGAAGAAGAAAGAGCAGCAACAGAGCGAGGCCAATGAG GGTGTGGCCAATGAGCTGCTCCATCCCGCAGCAGGGGACCAAGCCATGCCCCCGGAAGGCTGGCAGCAATGGAAGCAAAGGGACAACCAG TTGACGAGCGAGCTTTATGAGGCCGACCTGGAGAAGGCACTGATGATGAGTAAACTGGAGTTTGAGCAGCATAAACAG GATGATGATGGTACAGACACTCCCTCTCCCAAGTCCCGAGGAGCAGCAGTAGGGAAGAAGGACAAGAAGAAGAACCAGCAGGGAAAAGACAAGAAGATGACGGTCTCTCTGAAGGACTTCCAGGCGGAGGGGG ATCAGAGTaagaagcaggagaaagag GAGCCCAAACCACCTGCACCTCCAGAAGACAAGTTTTTCAACAAGCTTGAGGATGACGTTAGCAAAATCGTACAGCAGGAAAAAAGACGTGAGCAGTTTTCTAACAGCACTGGCCTCGAGGTCACGACTTCAACAGAGCATGAACCG GACCCTCGAACTGAGCAGCTAAAGGACGATCTGGAGAAGAAAGACCAAGAAATTGACAAGTTAAAGAAGGTCATTTCACAATGGGAG GTGAAATACAAAGAAGTGAAAGCCAGAAACTCCCAGCTCCTGAAGATGCTgcagcagggagaga TGAAAGATAAAGCCGAGATCCTACTGCAGGTGGAAGAGCTTCTAAATATCAAAGAGGAGTTGTcttcacag GTGACATCACTACATGCCTCACTGGAACAAGAGAAGTCGAAAGTGAAAGGTTTACAAACAGATCAGCCAAAACACCATCAG ATCAGCCAGGAAGTCACCCCTAGGAAGATTACCAAG ggaaacaggaaggGGAAAAAGGGTCCAGAGCCCGATCTATGA
- the LOC124034622 gene encoding ubiquilin-1-like isoform X3, producing the protein MANNVDGDEQQPFPAECKIIRVTVKTPKEKEEIAIPENSSIKQFKEQIAQRFQAQTEQLVLIFAGKILKDADQLSHQGIYNGLTVHLVIKTQSRPPELCTSPSNSTASEQAQPEGPTSVPGPPPLEPTSVPRPSPASSATPTFSLGLGSPGTAAAGPGLAELQRQLMSNPELLAQIMDSPLVQGMLSNPDMMRPLIMANPQMQLLLQHNPNITHLFNNPDVMRQTLEIARNPTMMQEMLRNQDRALRNNALRRMSTDAQGPMLNPAAQEPIAGNRFASLTTSSPGEIQSPRVENGDPLANPWVPPASTDTPIGTATPTTTPTLSSNGPQTSLHNLGPAMGAAMFNSPGMQSLLQQITENPTLMHNMLSAPYMRSLLNSLSQNPDLAAQMMLNNPLFSGNPQLQQQMRQQLPMFLQQMQNPEMLSAMSNPRAMQALLQIQQGLQTLATEAPGFIPGVGQGGAGSDLNPAPGLSSDPAPSDLSSGSQVVTETGQRQQQQFVRQMLDALASTNQQAQTEELLFQEQVEQLTTMGFLNPEANLQALIATGGDVNAAVERLLDLPSL; encoded by the exons ATGGCTAATAATGTGGATGGGGACGAGCAACAACCATTCCCTGCTGAATGTAAGATCATCAGAGTTACTGTGAAAACACCAAAGGAAAAAGAGGAAATCGCCATTCCAGAGAACAGCTCCATCAAACAG TTTAAGGAGCAGATAGCCCAGCGGTTCCAGGCACAAACGGAGCAGCTGGTACTCATCTTCGCTGGGAAGATCCTCAAAGATGCAGATCAGCTGAGTCATCAAGGCATCTACAACGGACTGACCGTCCACCTGGTCATCAAGACCcagagcag GCCTCCGGAGTTGTGTACCTCTCCTTCCAACAGCACTGCCTCAGAACAGGCCCAACCAGAAGGTCCTACCTCTGTCCCTGGACCCCCTCCTTTAGAACCTACCTCTGTCCCTCGACCCTCTCCTGCTTCTTCAGCCACCCCTACCTTCAGCCTTG GTCTAGGCAGTCCAGGGACAGCTGCTGCGGGGCCTGGTCTCGCTGAGCTGCAGAGGCAGCTGATGTCCAACCCTGAGCTGCTGGCCCAGATTATGGACAGTCCCTTGGTCCAGGGCATGCTGTCCAACCCAGACATGATGAGACCGCTCATCATGGCCAACCCCCAGAtgcagctgctgctgcagcaCAACCCCAACATCACCCACCTGTTCAACAACCCTGACGTcatgagacag ACCCTGGAGATAGCACGGAACCCGACCATGATGCAGGAGATGTTGCGCAACCAGGACAGGGCACTAAGAAACAATGCCCTCCGCAGGATGTCCACTGATGCTCAGGGACCCATGCTAAATCCCGCTGCTCAGGAACcg ATTGCAGGAAACCGTTTTGCTTCTCTGACAACCTCGTCACCAGGGGAAATCCAGTCCCCCCGGGTAGAAAATGGAGACCCCCTCGCCAACCCCTGGGTTCCCCCTGCTTCCACAGACACCCCTATAGGCACCGCCACACCCACCACTACCCCCACCCTGTCCAGCAATGGCCCTCAGACCAGCCTGCACAACCTAGGTCCCGCCATGGGAG CAGCTATGTTCAATAGTCCGGGAATGCAGAGTCTTCTGCAGCAGATCACGGAGAACCCCACACTGATGCACAACATGCTGTCAGCCCCCTACATGAGGAGCCTACTCAACAGCCTGAGCCAGAACCCTGACCTAGcagcacag ATGATGCTGAACAACCCACTGTTTTCTGGGAACCCTCAACTGCAGCAGCAAATGAGACAACAACTCCCAATGTTCCTCCAACAG ATGCAGAACCCTGAGATGCTGTCGGCCATGTCCAACCCCAGGGCCATGCAGGCACTGCTGCAGATCCAACAGGGACTGCAGACCCTTGCCACTGAGGCACCTGGATTCATACCAGG GGTTGGACAGGGAGGTGCCGGCTCAGATCTTAACCCTGCCCCTGGATTGTCATCAGACCCCGCCCCTAGTGACCTCAGCAGTGGGTCCCAGGTAGTCACGGAAACGGGTCAGCGGCAACAACAACAGTTTGTGCGTCAGATGCTAGATGCTCTCGCTAGCACCAATCAGCAG GCTCAGACTGAAGAGCTGCTGTTCCAGGAGCAGGTGGAGCAGCTGACGACCATGGGTTTCCTCAACCCAGAGGCCAACCTGCAGGCCCTCATCGCTACCGGGGGAGACGTCAACGCCGCTGTAGAACGACTGCTGGACTTGCCATCcttgtaa
- the LOC124034622 gene encoding ubiquilin-1-like isoform X1 produces the protein MANNVDGDEQQPFPAECKIIRVTVKTPKEKEEIAIPENSSIKQFKEQIAQRFQAQTEQLVLIFAGKILKDADQLSHQGIYNGLTVHLVIKTQSRPPELCTSPSNSTASEQAQPEGPTSVPGPPPLEPTSVPRPSPASSATPTFSLGLGSPGTAAAGPGLAELQRQLMSNPELLAQIMDSPLVQGMLSNPDMMRPLIMANPQMQLLLQHNPNITHLFNNPDVMRQTLEIARNPTMMQEMLRNQDRALRNNALRRMSTDAQGPMLNPAAQEPIAGNRFASLTTSSPGEIQSPRVENGDPLANPWVPPASTDTPIGTATPTTTPTLSSNGPQTSLHNLGPAMGGRTSNSAAMFNSPGMQSLLQQITENPTLMHNMLSAPYMRSLLNSLSQNPDLAAQMMLNNPLFSGNPQLQQQMRQQLPMFLQQMQNPEMLSAMSNPRAMQALLQIQQGLQTLATEAPGFIPGVGQGGAGSDLNPAPGLSSDPAPSDLSSGSQVVTETGQRQQQQFVRQMLDALASTNQQAQTEELLFQEQVEQLTTMGFLNPEANLQALIATGGDVNAAVERLLDLPSL, from the exons ATGGCTAATAATGTGGATGGGGACGAGCAACAACCATTCCCTGCTGAATGTAAGATCATCAGAGTTACTGTGAAAACACCAAAGGAAAAAGAGGAAATCGCCATTCCAGAGAACAGCTCCATCAAACAG TTTAAGGAGCAGATAGCCCAGCGGTTCCAGGCACAAACGGAGCAGCTGGTACTCATCTTCGCTGGGAAGATCCTCAAAGATGCAGATCAGCTGAGTCATCAAGGCATCTACAACGGACTGACCGTCCACCTGGTCATCAAGACCcagagcag GCCTCCGGAGTTGTGTACCTCTCCTTCCAACAGCACTGCCTCAGAACAGGCCCAACCAGAAGGTCCTACCTCTGTCCCTGGACCCCCTCCTTTAGAACCTACCTCTGTCCCTCGACCCTCTCCTGCTTCTTCAGCCACCCCTACCTTCAGCCTTG GTCTAGGCAGTCCAGGGACAGCTGCTGCGGGGCCTGGTCTCGCTGAGCTGCAGAGGCAGCTGATGTCCAACCCTGAGCTGCTGGCCCAGATTATGGACAGTCCCTTGGTCCAGGGCATGCTGTCCAACCCAGACATGATGAGACCGCTCATCATGGCCAACCCCCAGAtgcagctgctgctgcagcaCAACCCCAACATCACCCACCTGTTCAACAACCCTGACGTcatgagacag ACCCTGGAGATAGCACGGAACCCGACCATGATGCAGGAGATGTTGCGCAACCAGGACAGGGCACTAAGAAACAATGCCCTCCGCAGGATGTCCACTGATGCTCAGGGACCCATGCTAAATCCCGCTGCTCAGGAACcg ATTGCAGGAAACCGTTTTGCTTCTCTGACAACCTCGTCACCAGGGGAAATCCAGTCCCCCCGGGTAGAAAATGGAGACCCCCTCGCCAACCCCTGGGTTCCCCCTGCTTCCACAGACACCCCTATAGGCACCGCCACACCCACCACTACCCCCACCCTGTCCAGCAATGGCCCTCAGACCAGCCTGCACAACCTAGGTCCCGCCATGGGAGGTAGAACATCCAACAGTG CAGCTATGTTCAATAGTCCGGGAATGCAGAGTCTTCTGCAGCAGATCACGGAGAACCCCACACTGATGCACAACATGCTGTCAGCCCCCTACATGAGGAGCCTACTCAACAGCCTGAGCCAGAACCCTGACCTAGcagcacag ATGATGCTGAACAACCCACTGTTTTCTGGGAACCCTCAACTGCAGCAGCAAATGAGACAACAACTCCCAATGTTCCTCCAACAG ATGCAGAACCCTGAGATGCTGTCGGCCATGTCCAACCCCAGGGCCATGCAGGCACTGCTGCAGATCCAACAGGGACTGCAGACCCTTGCCACTGAGGCACCTGGATTCATACCAGG GGTTGGACAGGGAGGTGCCGGCTCAGATCTTAACCCTGCCCCTGGATTGTCATCAGACCCCGCCCCTAGTGACCTCAGCAGTGGGTCCCAGGTAGTCACGGAAACGGGTCAGCGGCAACAACAACAGTTTGTGCGTCAGATGCTAGATGCTCTCGCTAGCACCAATCAGCAG GCTCAGACTGAAGAGCTGCTGTTCCAGGAGCAGGTGGAGCAGCTGACGACCATGGGTTTCCTCAACCCAGAGGCCAACCTGCAGGCCCTCATCGCTACCGGGGGAGACGTCAACGCCGCTGTAGAACGACTGCTGGACTTGCCATCcttgtaa
- the LOC124034622 gene encoding ubiquilin-1-like isoform X2 has translation MANNVDGDEQQPFPAECKIIRVTVKTPKEKEEIAIPENSSIKQFKEQIAQRFQAQTEQLVLIFAGKILKDADQLSHQGIYNGLTVHLVIKTQSRPPELCTSPSNSTASEQAQPEGPTSVPGPPPLEPTSVPRPSPASSATPTFSLGLGSPGTAAAGPGLAELQRQLMSNPELLAQIMDSPLVQGMLSNPDMMRPLIMANPQMQLLLQHNPNITHLFNNPDVMRQTLEIARNPTMMQEMLRNQDRALRNNALRRMSTDAQGPMLNPAAQEPIAGNRFASLTTSSPGEIQSPRVENGDPLANPWVPPASTDTPIGTATPTTTPTLSSNGPQTSLHNLGPAMGGRTSNSAMFNSPGMQSLLQQITENPTLMHNMLSAPYMRSLLNSLSQNPDLAAQMMLNNPLFSGNPQLQQQMRQQLPMFLQQMQNPEMLSAMSNPRAMQALLQIQQGLQTLATEAPGFIPGVGQGGAGSDLNPAPGLSSDPAPSDLSSGSQVVTETGQRQQQQFVRQMLDALASTNQQAQTEELLFQEQVEQLTTMGFLNPEANLQALIATGGDVNAAVERLLDLPSL, from the exons ATGGCTAATAATGTGGATGGGGACGAGCAACAACCATTCCCTGCTGAATGTAAGATCATCAGAGTTACTGTGAAAACACCAAAGGAAAAAGAGGAAATCGCCATTCCAGAGAACAGCTCCATCAAACAG TTTAAGGAGCAGATAGCCCAGCGGTTCCAGGCACAAACGGAGCAGCTGGTACTCATCTTCGCTGGGAAGATCCTCAAAGATGCAGATCAGCTGAGTCATCAAGGCATCTACAACGGACTGACCGTCCACCTGGTCATCAAGACCcagagcag GCCTCCGGAGTTGTGTACCTCTCCTTCCAACAGCACTGCCTCAGAACAGGCCCAACCAGAAGGTCCTACCTCTGTCCCTGGACCCCCTCCTTTAGAACCTACCTCTGTCCCTCGACCCTCTCCTGCTTCTTCAGCCACCCCTACCTTCAGCCTTG GTCTAGGCAGTCCAGGGACAGCTGCTGCGGGGCCTGGTCTCGCTGAGCTGCAGAGGCAGCTGATGTCCAACCCTGAGCTGCTGGCCCAGATTATGGACAGTCCCTTGGTCCAGGGCATGCTGTCCAACCCAGACATGATGAGACCGCTCATCATGGCCAACCCCCAGAtgcagctgctgctgcagcaCAACCCCAACATCACCCACCTGTTCAACAACCCTGACGTcatgagacag ACCCTGGAGATAGCACGGAACCCGACCATGATGCAGGAGATGTTGCGCAACCAGGACAGGGCACTAAGAAACAATGCCCTCCGCAGGATGTCCACTGATGCTCAGGGACCCATGCTAAATCCCGCTGCTCAGGAACcg ATTGCAGGAAACCGTTTTGCTTCTCTGACAACCTCGTCACCAGGGGAAATCCAGTCCCCCCGGGTAGAAAATGGAGACCCCCTCGCCAACCCCTGGGTTCCCCCTGCTTCCACAGACACCCCTATAGGCACCGCCACACCCACCACTACCCCCACCCTGTCCAGCAATGGCCCTCAGACCAGCCTGCACAACCTAGGTCCCGCCATGGGAGGTAGAACATCCAACAGTG CTATGTTCAATAGTCCGGGAATGCAGAGTCTTCTGCAGCAGATCACGGAGAACCCCACACTGATGCACAACATGCTGTCAGCCCCCTACATGAGGAGCCTACTCAACAGCCTGAGCCAGAACCCTGACCTAGcagcacag ATGATGCTGAACAACCCACTGTTTTCTGGGAACCCTCAACTGCAGCAGCAAATGAGACAACAACTCCCAATGTTCCTCCAACAG ATGCAGAACCCTGAGATGCTGTCGGCCATGTCCAACCCCAGGGCCATGCAGGCACTGCTGCAGATCCAACAGGGACTGCAGACCCTTGCCACTGAGGCACCTGGATTCATACCAGG GGTTGGACAGGGAGGTGCCGGCTCAGATCTTAACCCTGCCCCTGGATTGTCATCAGACCCCGCCCCTAGTGACCTCAGCAGTGGGTCCCAGGTAGTCACGGAAACGGGTCAGCGGCAACAACAACAGTTTGTGCGTCAGATGCTAGATGCTCTCGCTAGCACCAATCAGCAG GCTCAGACTGAAGAGCTGCTGTTCCAGGAGCAGGTGGAGCAGCTGACGACCATGGGTTTCCTCAACCCAGAGGCCAACCTGCAGGCCCTCATCGCTACCGGGGGAGACGTCAACGCCGCTGTAGAACGACTGCTGGACTTGCCATCcttgtaa
- the LOC124034623 gene encoding probable gluconokinase gives MIYVIMGVSGCGKTTLGTFLSHKLGWPLHEGDDFHPRENVDKMARGEPLTDQDRLPWLLKLHDVIQRERSSGGDAIMVCSALRRLYRQVLLFGSEALTYSSDTAGLHMCSLPGVWFLFLYGTYDLIHARMVARRGHFMQPGLLRSQFDVLEPPAEEEKALLLDIRRSTDDICREIQEHLRQLS, from the exons ATGATATATGTTATAATGGGAGTGTCTGGTTGCGGAAA GACGACACTAGGGACCTTCCTGTCACACAAG CTCGGGTGGCCGCTTCACGAGGGAGATGACTTTCACCCGCGGGAAAACGTTGACAAAATGGCTCGCGGGGAGCCTCTGACTGACCAG GACAGACTGCCTTGGCTGCTGAAACTGCATGATGTCATTCAAAG GGAGAGGTCTTCAGGGGGCGATGCCATCATGGTGTGTTCAGCTCTGAGGCGACTTTACAGGCAGGTTCTGCTGTTTGGCTCCGAGGCCCTGACCTACAGCTCGGACACAGCAGGCCTGCACATGTGCAGCCTGCCCGGCGTCTGGTTCCTCTTCCTGTATGGGACATATGATCTGATTCATGCGAGGATGGTGGCCCGGAGGGGACATTTCATGCAGCCTGGTCTCCTGCGCTCTCAGTTTGATGTTCTGGAGCCACCGGCGGAAGAGGAGAAGGCGTTGCTGCTTGATATTCGGAGGAGCACTGATGACATCTGCAGGGAGATACAGGAGCATCTCCGCCAACTTTCATAA